The genomic DNA TCCGTGCGTTTGGGTCCGGGTCTAACTGGACCCTCAGTTCCGACTCCCGACaacctcttcctccttccagccGCTGGAGTTTTTGCCAAATTTGTAGACGAGTCGCCGGCCGTCCACCCGCTCCAGGATCTCCCGTTTGTAGTAGTACCTGGGTGGACAGGGGCGGTCAGGGGCCCCGAGGCAGGAACACCCTGGGCTGCCCACGCCCTCCGCTTGGCCCCGTTCCCCTCAGGTGACCTGTCCCACTGGCTCAGCACAACTAACCCACACCTGCCCTACTTTCTGAAACTCTTCTTCCGAAATGCAGAGAGGAGCCGTCTTGGCCCCATGGCGGCACTTGGCCTGGACCTGTGTTCAGAGTACCTGGTTCTGCCCTTGCTTCTATCTCAGGGCTGTGTTCTGGGCTTATCATGAACCCAACATGAACATGACTTTAGGCCTGGAAGGGACCTTCGCGATGACTGAGGAGAAACTGAGGTCCACAGACAAGCATCTTAATTGCTGCAGCAGCGGATGCCAGGTCTGGATGGACACCTTGCTAAGGGTCCTCCCGCAGGTAGGTGTCCCTTGGGAAAGCCTTGCAGATAACACAGAGGAGCACCGTCGGAAGAGATCTGGCGTTCACCACATGCCAGGCGCCGCCTTCTCCGCGCTACAGCATTTTACCCGTGACGTAAGCAGACGCTGCTACCAGCCCCACTCACAGCCTCAGACCTGCTGGCAGCAGCAGGGTGGGGGCAGGCCGGCAGGCCCCCGGGCGCGGCCACCCGCTTACCGCATGGCCCTGCTCAGCTTCTCGTACGTCATGctactgtttttcttcttctggcccCACAGCTGGGCCACAGCCTCGGACCGCAGGAACTTGAAAACGCCCTCCTGCCGGTTCTCCCACTTCATGAGGCCCTCGTTGAGCTCCGGGTGGATGAGGATGTCCCGGATGAACTCCCACAGGTGGGTGCCTCTGGGGGCTACGGAGCCAGAGTCCTAGTCAGTGGCCGGTGGTCCTGTCCCCCTGGGCCAGGTGGCCCGCCCAGCCCAGGGATGCAGCAGGTCCTAAAGGCCACTGCCCTCTCGCCTGCCCAGCTGGAAGAGGGCCGTATCTCACACAGCGCAGACGTTTGGCTCACTCAAACATTGACCAAATTAATGTCTGGCTGGGATATGAGCCTGATGCAGACACACTCCTGTCTCGAGAAGCCCCCAGCTTGGTGGGGGCCCCAGTTACAAAACAAACACACCAACAGGTGGTGAGAGCTCGGCAAGTGCAGGAGCACAGAgctggccccagccccagggacaAGGGACAGCTGCCTGGAAAAGTGAGCCCCCGAAGACAGGGAAAAAAACCACCAGGCCTACTGTGTGCAGGAGGGGGCTGCATGCGTGAGAGCACAGAGGCGAGAAAGCGCTTGGGGTGGTCTCCTGAGCTTCCCAGCAGCTGCACACTCAGGCCCACGGCCGGCGGGTGCAGAGGTGGTGGTGGAAGGGCCGCTCCCTGCACGTCGCCCAGGGGGCAAGTCCAGCAGCCGAGGCCCTGTCCTCCGCCTGAGCCCACTGTGGCTCCTCGGTGCTCCCAGCCTCACTAGCCTGCCTCCCTCCTCACACCCACGGGTGTCCCGGCAGGCAGGCCGGACCGTGGGTGGTCAGCAGACCCAGACTACCCCATGGGCCTTCCTCCCGGGGCCTCGGATTTACTCCAGGACCACCAAGCGGACTCTGAATTAGGTGTGACCACCCCCATACAGCCCTGGCCGGCGCACAGTCCTAACGAAGAGCCAGCCGCCAGCAGCAGTGCAGAGGGCCGCAGGcttgggaggaggaagaggagcagcagcCGGCCGCAGGGACGCCCGCCCCCCAGGTTCCCGCCGCTGGGAAGCCCACCATGCTTGCTCTTCTTGCCCTCCAGGCACTCCCGGGACTCTTTGCTCATCTTTCGAGGCCGGCCCCGTTTCCGTTTCCCATGCTTAGGATCCCCCTTCTTATAGTCAGGAAAGCCATCTGTGGGAGGGGAGGTGGAGCGTCAGGGCACAGAGAGGTGGGGGCACTCGGCGGGCAGCCCCTCTATAGGAAAAGCCTGCGGATGGTGGAGATGAGCGGAAGGGCCGGGCCCCTGGGCACAGCCCCTTGGGGACCAGGAGGCCCCCCCACTCACCACTGGAGAAGAGCTTGCTGTCGGAGGGGTCCAGGTCCATGTCACTTGCACCAGAGTCTGAGGAGCGCGGGCTCTGAGAGGTGCCAGTCCCTAGAGGCGGCGGGGCGGGAGTCAGTGCCCCACCAGCCCACTCCTGTGTGACGGGCCTGCTGCTGAGGCTCTGAGGACACACTGTCCAGCCAGCTCCGGCTCCGCCCAGAAGGCCTGGGTTCCGGCGCTGGGAACCCAAGGCTCAGGGCCACTTGGGGGAAAGGGAGGCGGTGGCCCAGACGGGGGTGCTCACCGGGGGTGGAGACGTCGGAgctgcctggggagggggctcccGTGCCATAGCTGCCCCGGTAGCAGGGGCTGGCCTGCTGGCAGTCTTCTAACATGTCCTGGCCGAAGGGGCTTCCCTGGTCTGGGAAGAGGAGGTGAGAGCTCAGACTGGGCTCGGAGGGCCAGGCAGAGGCTCCCTGCGGGTCTGGTGGGCTGCCGGTTTCCCTAGCTGGGAAGACGTGTCTGGGGAGGGAGGGTCAGCTCTGTGCTCTGGGGAGGGACAAACACACGGCGGGACAGGCCACTGAAGGAGTAAGGACGTCCCCTCACCCAAGGGGCCTGGGTCTCCGGGGGTCCCCTGGAAGGGGCTGATGTCCCTCTCCAGCAGCTCCATGATCCAGCTGAGTTCATCCGGAAAGCTGGAAGCTGAGGAGGAAATGAGGGGTCAAGGCCAGgcggtgtcccccacccccagggactctctctctggctgtgccCCCTGGCCTGGGGCTCCAGGTCCTTCCCACAGCCATGCTGACCTTGGCTTGAGCTCTGGGGCCAATCCCTGACCAGCCTCCCAAGCTAGGGAGTTaagggcagggggcaggcctCCCCGCTCCAGTCTTGGGGCCCAGTGGCACCCGTGCCTAGACTCACTGAGGTCCCACAGCTGGGAATAGAGCTGGTCCCCCAGGGGCCCGAAGACCAGACGCAGCTCCTCGGGGGCGCAGCTGCAGAGCGCCGCCCCGTCCATGTCGCACCGCGAGAAGTCGATGGAGCTCGCGTCGTACTTGTTCTTCTCCACTTGGTAGCTGATCCAGTCCAGAACCTGGGCCTTTGACCAGAGCTGGGGCTGCTCCCCCGACCAGCTGGCCTTCTCTACAAGGGGCCGGGCACATGACGTCGACTCAGTCCACCCTGCAGACCCCTACAGCCCAGTCCTGGCACCCACTTGGGATTCCTGTGTgaccccctcacctctcagcgGACTCGCCCAGGAGAAGGGGCCGGGAGTGGTATTCCACACAGCCTTGCCTGGCACCTCGGCCAGTTTCAGCCCCCAAGACCCTTAACACCTCAGCCTTTCCAGGTCACCCGACCCCTCGCCCTGGAATCTGCTCGGGAGGCCCTACTCCCCGCCCGACACCCCATTTATCTAACAGGTTGTTAGAGCATGTCTCCCCTGCCCCCAAACAACCCAGCCCAGCCTGCTGAGACCCACCTGTGCCCTCCAGTGGCATCTGGGGGTTGCTCAGGGTCAGTACCAGGTCATCAGTCCCAAAGGCGGCAGCGGGGGGAACAGAGGCCAGAGTAGGGTCCTCCGAGCTGTACATGGCACTGAAGTAGTTACTGAAAACGTTGCTGATCTCACAGGTTGCAGCCATGAGGCTACCTGGGGAGAGAGGTGAGGCTGATGAGGGGCCAGGGTCCTCCTCTCCCCTTCCAGCTCTGTTCTAGCCAACCTGGGGCGGCAGGAGCCTCAACACTGGCTCCGAGACCTCAGGACTGGGGGTTGCAGGGGCGGCAGGGGCGGTGCCCAGGCCTCCTGCTGGGCTCCCTCCTCAGCCCACCTGGGTCCTTGGGTGCGACTGTCAGTCACGGCCACACTGTCCCTCCCAGGCTCAGTTCCTGGCTCTCAGACCCTCAGGACGCCCCTCCGCCTACACTCCTGCCCGGGAGGGGGTTCTACACTGCAGAGCCGTGGGGGGGAGGCTTAGAACTACAAATCCACTAGCCCCTTCCTCAAAATTTCCCAAGGGCAGGTGGCGGTCCTACCAGAGTGGCGGGAGCGGGTGCGGCAGTCAGGCAGGTTTAAGggacagcagccagagagaaatccAGGAGGAAAGGAGACCGACCAGGTAACGCGGAGGCGTCTAGCCACGCTCCCCCCCACCCTCCCTAAATAGAGGCCAGCGGGAGCTCCTCCCCGCGCGCGGGCCTTTATTGCGCGCCCCAGCGGTAACCCGAGCTGCTGGCTCATTGGACGGAGGGGATTTCCTGGCCTTTAGACTGGGCTCTTGGCCCCAGGTGATTTGCATATTTTGTGCCACTTGGCCGGGATCCTAGCAGGCGGTGCTGGGAAATCTGGCCCAGCTGGTTTAATCATTGTCCGAATCTGTCATCCTGCACCCTCTGGGGTTGGGCACAGGGTACTGGCCTGGGTGGGTGGCGGGAGAGCCACTGGGGTGGGCATCTGTACTTTCGGCCACCCTCTGGCTCAGGAAATTCCTCTGAAGGCCAGGGCAGGGATGGGCTGTGGAGTGGGGAACTGGATCGGAAATGCTGCTAGCCCCCCGAAATGTCTGGAGATCTGAGGACAAGGACGCCTGCTAGGGTGCGAAGATTTTAAGGTTGGGGGTTTTTCCTAGAATGCCAGGGATTCAGGCTGGAAGGGTGTCCAAAGGGAATATTCATGGGTTCCTGGGTGGGGCCACGCCTGCTGGCCTAGCCCCTGGCCCCAGCATCCCCAGTCCCCACTGTTGGGCCCACTGGCTGGCATCTACTTTGTTGGCAAGATCTTGGCACTCTTGGCCTGCCCAGACGCCATCCAAGTCACAGCTGCTGCAGCCACTTCTGGAAGGACTTGACTAGCAGAGTTCTTCCCTCGGACCCTGACGAGCCTTCCGTGGATATGCTGACCCCTCTACCTGGTCTCTCCCCTGATCTCCACTCCCTGGGCCCAGTTTACCAGTATCGCCTGCTACCCTCTAGTGGTCAGAAGCCTGACTACCTGGGTCACGTCACTCAAAGAGAAAAGGGGATGCTTAGTATTAATTTACCATCTACCAGGCACCTGTAACCTAGTCtccatttaacacacacacacacacacacacacacacacacacctgaggaaacacacacacacacacacacacacacaccctgtgagGAATGTATCTAACCTAGTCtccatttaacacacacacacacacacacacacacacacacacacacacacacctgaggaaacacacacaccctgtgaggaaacacacacacacacacacacacacaccctgtgagGAATGTATCTAACCTAGTCtccatttaacacacacacacacacacacacacacacacacacagagtgaggAATGTATGGctacccccatttcacagatgagaaaattgcaGCCCAGAGGGGCTGGATGACTCGCCCGGCTGCCTGGAGCTAGTAAGCACGGAGCTGAGGTTGAAATCCACCAGCAGTGCTCTTGCCCTACGCCATGTGCCTGGCTCTGGGGTCCCCCAACTCCAGAGGCCTTGCCCTCTCTATGGGCAAAGTGAACCCTTCCTATGTGTGGTGCTCTGTATGAACTCGGCCTCCAACACAGGGGACCGTGTCTGATAGACCCACTGGAGACACTGTGGGGTGGCAGCAAGGGGTAGTCAGGATGCAGGACTGGTGTTTGGGGGTCACCCCAACTATGGGATCAGtaattccatttcctcatctataaaaacaAGGTTTCGGCTTCATAATCCCTAAACTGTCTTCCAAATCTAGTTTTTCATGTGTCTAAAAGTATCTCTTTCCTCATATCCTTCATTAATGCCACAGCTCTGGGCTGTTCATGGCCAAACGCAGCCTCAGTGGGTGGAACGGCTCAGCAGCTAAGGTGACTCCACCTCCAGGGCGGCCCCTTTACCTCGGCAGCCCCGGGGACTAAGAAGTTCGCAGGGCATCTGCTTCTCACCCTCCTTGTCCCTGAAACTACTGGGTGTGTAGGAGAGAGGGTTAAGGTCCTGGGCCCCCAGCACTGGGCCAGGGGTGGCAGGCGAGTCAGGCTCTGGGAGCAGGATTTTCCCCAGCCCTTCAGGGGGCCTCCCCGAAGGAGCCTGAGGCAGGCACACCCTCcggccagccccagccctggaatGCAGGCGAACCGGCTTCTAGCCCAGGGCTGCTCCCGGGCTCCCTGGCCCCGGAGAACACCTGGCTAAGGCTCCAGAGGGTGGGATGAGACGACGGAGAATGAGAAAGGGTCTGCTCCCTTGCCTTCATGGGGCTTCACAGTAGAAACGGGGCTGAGTTAAGGAATTCCTACACGCTAGCACTTTACGTCCAAGTTGCAATCCCTTCAGTAGCATAACAGCCAGCGATGTTGCCCAAGTAGGTGGGAAAGACTGAGCCGGGCAGGCAGTGCCTTGGGGGGAATGGGGTGGGGCGGGAAGTTCCCGAGAGTGGTCAAGGCCGCTGGGGAGCGGGGAGGGGCCTTCCCAatgccctgccctccccacacaGCTGGCCCAGGCCCGCAGCCAGCTTCCAGCACAGGAGGTCCGGAACGCTGCCTCGCAGCGCCTCAATGCTTACGGGTCTCATACcgacagggttaaggcagtcgcTGATCTCACAGCTATAAGCGAGACACCCACCTGGGGAGCAGGGAGGTACCTGGACGGCCCCCAGACAGTCCTTGCCTAAATATACTGCCAGGCACGGCCCTGCAATACAGAAACTGCTGGCTTTCAAAATGCCGGGGCCCAAAGGAGCTCTtacagtcctgggcctccacatCCCTTTCCTCAGACCCAAGGTCCCCTCTCTGCTGGTGAAACTGGGTGCGCCATGGGAGAGAGGCCCTCACCAGCCTGCCACTTGGTCTCCACTATTCCCCTGCTTTTGCCAGGAGGGAGAACAAGCCTACTTCATTGCCTACGTTGTGTCCTCTTTCCCAGCCCCTGTGCAGAGAAGGGAGGAGGCCTGGACTGATAACCTCAAAGCCAAGGACACAGCCATGAATGGAGAATGGTTCAAAAGTAACCTGTATTTACGGAAGGTGACTTCAATATACTTAAGCATTTCTTTGCAGCCCTTCCCTCATCCCACACCCCGTGCCCCAGTTGCTAATGGCTTAGATCCCCATGTTGAAGCCAGGAAATCAGAACTCGGTGCCCAGTTCTGAACAGACTCTACTTGTTACCACTGTGGGAACAGTTGCCCAGGAGCAAAGGCAGGTGAGGGAGGGATGATaaggtgggagggagaatacTAAAATGCATATTCTTTTAGCAACAGAAAGGATGAACAGGAATGCTGCTGCGCTACAGAACCGAGCTGCCTTCCGAGAGCTGGAATGGGCTCCCTCAGCTGCGGCCGTGTCCCAGCCGTCCCGCCCCGTATGCTGCCTGCACGTGCAGGACCCCATTGCTCCGCCCCGGGAGGTCCTGAGCACAGGGAGACGCGGCCATCCTTGGGGTCTCCCCCAGGGGCCTTCTCAGAACACCTGCCCACAGAGGGGACACCTGGGAGGACAAATTTCAGTCACTCAACACATTATCTCCTAAACACTTTTCACTGTATTTATTAAAGATTAAACTTGAAAAAGACCAGAACACAGCCCTTTGCATAGTACTTCAagaatcaggaaaaaagaaaagaaaaagaaagaaggaaaccctCTGCTCTTCCCCAGGGAGCAGGAAGGCGGGGAGGCCGCCTTCCCGGCCGCAGCCCGCAGCCCGCACTGCGGACAGACGCCCAGCCCAGGGAGCAGACCCTCCTGGGGGGTACACACTTCGGGAAGCTGGCTGGAGAAGTGGGATTTGGGAGCAATTCTTCGGAAAGTCTGCAACATCTGCAGCGGCAGAGGCCTGGCACAGGAGCCTCTAACTGCCCTTGGGCACCACAATCTGCTGCACGTAGTTGACAACATTGCTGTGGAGCTGGGAGGCGGTGGCCGCGAAGGTCTCCCTGGCGAGGGACCGTGCCGCCTCGCTGCCGCCCATCATCGCGTGGTACAGTGGAAGGGTGTACTTCTGTTTCCCCTgcagtgaacacacacacacacaggcctgaGCAGCCTGCTCAGAGGCTCCGCCTGGCCCCTGCTCCCAGCGCCAGTCTCACAGCAGTCGTGGTCAGGGGCCACACGGGATGTGGAAGTGCTGGAATGAGCAGTTTCCCAGACACATGTGCTCTTATTCTGGCATCTTCCTGGGGGCCAAAGATTCATGCAGACAGACCTCAGTTTCCACCCCAGTCCACAACAGCAGAGGGACGTCCACACTCAACAAAGCAAATGCAGAGGGCTGGCACAACGGCGCTCCAAACTTGGAGCAAGCTCTAAGTGGCTACCCACCGAGCTGGCAGGTGGCAAAGGAGGCCCACACAGACCTGAGGGCCAGGAAGGTCCACCTGCTGCCAAGCAGAGGGGAATCCGTAAGCCAGAGGCACACCAACCAGAGACAGCTTGGCACAAGGCCTGGAGAACACCTCTGCAGCTCCCGCCACAAACAGATGAGGACAGCTAAGCATCGCTCCGTCTCCAGCCCAGCGCCCACTCTGCTCTGCATCTGATGTCCTTCACCCAAAGAGACCCCGTCCCTTCCCCAGCAGGGCAGCCCTCATGGGGCACCCAGGAGCCAGCTGCCATTGCAACCCTCTCAAGTCACAGGCTTCCCCGGGGAAAGGAACCTATCAGCCTGTCTATCCCCTGCCCCCTTCCAGGACCAGCCCTTGAGCTACGCATCAGCCCTTGTCTGAGGCAGGGGTTAGCTCTGGCCCTCAGGCCCCACCAGCGCATCTGCGGAAACCACAGCCTGTGGGGGTCCCTCCCCAGGGAGACGCCTCCTCCAgccgcactcacacacactcacaaacgcGACTGCAGAGCCGGGATCCACCCGTGGGTCCCCTGCCCTCGGGAGAAGGGCAGTCGGTAAGGCTCTATGCACAGGGTGCTGCCAGGCCGGCTGGGCACCCACCTGGCTCTGCAGGAAACCCTTCACTTTCCAGAAATCTTCCTGGTGGTCGCTCTTGAGAACGATTTGGCCCCATCGTAGTCTCAGCTCTGCATTCTGGGCATCTGAGATCTTTGGGTATGTCTCCCCAAGTTTTTTCACATTCCCTGGAAAAAAGAAATGGTTAAAAATGACTGCCAGCAGAGCCATGTGTCAGAGGCCTAACCCCATGATGCTCCGTTCTCAGAGACACAGTGTGTCTGTCCAAGGGCCTCCTGAGGCCGGGGAGGAACTCCAAGGGTCACCAACCGCCTGCTTTACCCTCGCGCTGCTCATTTTGCGCCCTGAAGTATAAATTCTCCCAGTGACCGGGGCTCCTCAGGTTCGTCTGCAAACCTCCCGAAACACCACACTTCCAGCGATCACGCTGTCTCCTCCCCGTATTAAAGCACACCCACCCCCTAAAACACACCTCTTTCTCCTACGGCCGCCGACCTGCTCAGTCATCCTGCCTTTCACCTGTTTTCTGATCAACACCCCTGGGAGAACGTGATTTCTGGCTGAGCAGCAACACAGCCTCAGTGGTCCAGAGCTTCAGCCGACGGGGCCCGAACCCCAGCCCCACTATTTACTGGCTATGGGACCCACCTGGGCCTCACGTTCATTCCTCATTACCTGGGAGCTATAATCAGAGCACCTACCTCAGAGCAGTTATGAGGATCAAATGGCTTAACAGAGGCAAAGAGCTCAAAGTTACCTGCATAACTCCAAGACTCGGGGAATGCTAAGTTTATTATTTTGTTCCCTGCCGCACTTGTGAGTGTAACCTAATCGTTCTGTTGACACAATCCTGTGAAGTGCTGTGTCCACTGGACCCTCCCACCTACAGCCACAGCCGCCTCGGGGCGAGCACCACGTATGCTTTCGGAGTCTCCCTCCCTCTAGGCCCTGCTGTGAACCTCTGCACACGAGGAGCCATGATTCGCCAGGCCCAAGACATAATTCCCTCCGTATTACCAGGTGGGAGAGGGGATTTCCGGAGGATCGTGTCTAGAAAGTAAACCAGCTGGTAGGTCTTCCAGCTCGAGATGGCCACGGCTTCAATGGCCTTCATGTCCAGCGCCTCAGACGCCCAGAGCTCCGCCAGCTCTTCAGCAGGCTTCATGAGGGAGTCCCCAGGGGAGAGATCGGGGAGGTAGGGAGGCCAGCCGGGGGTGTGCAGCCATTGGTCAAACTCAAAACCTGTTGGGCAGAGGGAGAGAAATCCTGTCGGGATTCGCTGGCAGCACCACGGTCCTCCTGCCTAAGCAGCGCCCAGAGACCTCAAGCTCCTGACGGCCTCTTCATCCTGTCTCCAGGGGCCACCATCACTTTCCCACACAACTGCCTGCTCCAGCGGGGTCCCTACATGACAGGGCCTGTCACAGGTAGGCCGGACCTGCCCCCCTTTCTGCTGGGACCCAGGGTTTTCTGCCCCAAATGAACGCTCTGTTGAGAAACAAGCGGACGGATGCTTTCCCTGCTTCATTCAAGTTCATGTTCGCCTTCAGATGACGGCAGAGCTGGGCAGTGGGGCTCTAGCgccaggctgcctgggctccTTTCCCGGCTCTGCTGCGCTAGCTGGGAGGCCACAGGCATGTTACGTACCCCTCTACGCCTCggtttcctctgtaaaatgggaactgtGAGGATTCCAATATGCATTAAGTTTGGCATGCTGCCTGGTGCATATAAGCACTCAGTAATTATTAACTATCGCTCGCTGCAGAGCCTCATGACCTTGAAACATGGGCCCCAACCAGACAGTAGGTGCTGAGTCTGACCAATCCCAGCTGACttccccacagcaacagcggagtgACTCAGAGGTCACAGCATGAGGCAGGGCCGCGTCTCTGGGGTGACATGCTGTTTTCCACTCTCCCTCAGGAAGCAGTACCTCCCAAGCCGAAATCAGGGCATCCTTTGGGATTTTCCTTCGCCCAGAAGGCGGTCTGAGGTGATGCCGCGCTCTCAAGGCAGGGGCCGCGGCTGCATCTGGGTAGTCTGCCTGACTGACCACGTGTGTCCGGGCACCAGGGGTGAGCGGAGAGCAAGGGCACGCAGCGGGGAGGGGAGGCCCAGGGGGGCTGTGAGGAGTCATGCCTGGGAACTGGGACCTTGGTTTCTTCCCAAAGTGCCACATACTAGATGACTTGATTCAATGTCTTCCCAACCCACCTTAGTCTTTCCAAGGGTAAATCAGAATTCTCTACTATCTCCTAGAAACCTGCGGGCCAGAGCTCACCTGGAATGGAATCCACTCTCCTTTCCTTTAGCTCAGGGAAATATTCCAAGTAGAATTCCAGAAAGTCATCAGCTAAGATACTTTGGAACTTGAATTCATTAACATAGGCCTGTGAGGAAGGAGAACTCCAGTTACCGTGAATTCCACGGCGAGTAGACCCCGTTTCTGTTTCCCTCCAGCCTATGCTCAGGCCCAGCTGCTCCGTctgctccccttccctctcccctcatCTCTGAGGCAACGGTACcttgagaaaattgtcaaactgATCCTGGTCACCCACCAAGTGAGCCAGGTATGAGACAAAGCAGAAGCCCTTCTCATAGGGGGTCTCATTGTAGGTGTCATCTGGGTCAACACCTGCAGAGAAAGCAGACACGTACGACCTGTCGCCTCAGGGTTCTTCTCTAGCTCCAGACCCAAGGCCTGACTGTTGGGAGAGATCAGAAGCCAGCGTCAGGGACTGTTTCCAGATCCATGTTGGTCTCTCTCAAGGCATGTCAAAAAGTGCTCTTAAAGGGCCATTAACTACGgacctaagaagaaaagagatggatCTCTGTGCCTCCTCCAGCCCGACTGGCCACCACCTACACTCAACCTCCCCTCCAGAACAATGggctgtttctaggaatttgttagACGAAGATAAACTACCAGTCTGGAAGTTCATGTTCACGGTCAGTGGCACCAAGGAACGTGAGCCTCAGATGCACCAAAAGGTTTTAGATTAGTCACACATGGAACTAAGCAAAAATGCTAGAAAACAAAATGCATgagcttggacaagtcacttaacttgtTTGGTGCTCAGTCACATGCTCCGTAAAATAGGCTAATACTCACTCTACAAACCTCACAGGTCTGCTCTGACCTGAAACGTTATGGCAAAGAGCCTCGTAAAGTGACAGGGACCCGTGTAAATGCAAAGCAACTGTAAGCCATTAAGGGCTGTGCAGAATCAGGCAGAGCTCCTTTCTGGCAGGAATGGCGTGGGTCTGGCCTCCCCAGAGGCCAGGGAATGGCTAAGAGCTCTggagggctcttccctcccaaggaGAGTATCTAGGGGTGCAGCGATCAACACGAAGCTTGAAGTAACTTGGGGCTCCACGTTCAGTTTCGGGGAGGGGGTGTTGGACAGAGGCCTGCTGGACCTGGTTCGATCTTCACTCGGAGCTTGTTGAGCGGGTGGTCCTCGCCAGTGATGTCCATGTGCTGCCGCAGCAGAGCCCGCCCTGCTGCAGCTTCCAAGCAGGTGTAAGCCGCCCCTGGGACAGAAAGAAACGACAAATAGACCCCGGCAGCGTCACCACATCTAAGTGCATTTTCCTAACAGAAGAGGTTGTGCTGCCCCCTTGTGACCACAAGAACGGCCACCTGAAGGTTAACTGTCACCTGTCACCCGAGGTCGCAGAGTCACTGACAGAGGACCTGGCTCAGCCCCAAGCTTCCTGCTGCTCTGGGCTACAAAGGACTCGGTTAGCTCAGGCGCTGGTCCCTTCCCTACATGGGGGACGACACACTTTTTCCTCTGACAGTTACCCTATCCTAtcaatctatttttatttttagagagaGCAATTTGATCTTCTCTGAAAACAGATTTTTGTCTGACTTCCTGTCAGACAAGAGAAACTGTCACCCAAAACTTCTAAGGGTCTCTACATCTTCTCCTGGCTCTAAAAATGACTGAGGGGACAGTGGAGGAGTCAGGGACTGGATTTCTGAGCTGGCCACTTCCGCCACCCTGAGATGCTCTGACTCTAGGCAAGTTACCTCTCTGGCCTCAGCTTCCCTGCCTGCACAGTGGGATAACGTATCTGCCTGCAGGA from Manis pentadactyla isolate mManPen7 chromosome 9, mManPen7.hap1, whole genome shotgun sequence includes the following:
- the ELF3 gene encoding ETS-related transcription factor Elf-3 isoform X1 is translated as MAATCEISNVFSNYFSAMYSSEDPTLASVPPAAAFGTDDLVLTLSNPQMPLEGTEKASWSGEQPQLWSKAQVLDWISYQVEKNKYDASSIDFSRCDMDGAALCSCAPEELRLVFGPLGDQLYSQLWDLTSSFPDELSWIMELLERDISPFQGTPGDPGPLDQGSPFGQDMLEDCQQASPCYRGSYGTGAPSPGSSDVSTPGTGTSQSPRSSDSGASDMDLDPSDSKLFSSDGFPDYKKGDPKHGKRKRGRPRKMSKESRECLEGKKSKHAPRGTHLWEFIRDILIHPELNEGLMKWENRQEGVFKFLRSEAVAQLWGQKKKNSSMTYEKLSRAMRYYYKREILERVDGRRLVYKFGKNSSGWKEEEVVGSRN
- the ELF3 gene encoding ETS-related transcription factor Elf-3 isoform X2; this translates as MAATCEISNVFSNYFSAMYSSEDPTLASVPPAAAFGTDDLVLTLSNPQMPLEGTEKASWSGEQPQLWSKAQVLDWISYQVEKNKYDASSIDFSRCDMDGAALCSCAPEELRLVFGPLGDQLYSQLWDLTSSFPDELSWIMELLERDISPFQGTPGDPGPLDQGSPFGQDMLEDCQQASPCYRGSYGTGAPSPGSSDVSTPGTGTSQSPRSSDSGASDMDLDPSDSKLFSSAPRGTHLWEFIRDILIHPELNEGLMKWENRQEGVFKFLRSEAVAQLWGQKKKNSSMTYEKLSRAMRYYYKREILERVDGRRLVYKFGKNSSGWKEEEVVGSRN
- the RNPEP gene encoding aminopeptidase B isoform X2, which codes for MKSWGANAGSERVEASVPPSAKGRGSLRERPEAVVASRFLDKVCWLAPEQTAGKKKPFVYTQGQAVLNRAFFPCFDTPAVKYTYSALIEVPDGFTAVMSANSWEERGPNKVFFQMCHPVPSYLIALAIGDLVSAEVGPRSRVWAEPCLIEAARREYDGVLEEFLATGERLFGPYIWGRYDLLFMPPSFPFGGMENPCLTFVTPCLLAGDRSLADVIIHEISHSWFGNLVTNANWGEFWLNEGFTMYAQRRISTVLFGAAYTCLEAAAGRALLRQHMDITGEDHPLNKLRVKIEPGVDPDDTYNETPYEKGFCFVSYLAHLVGDQDQFDNFLKAYVNEFKFQSILADDFLEFYLEYFPELKERRVDSIPGFEFDQWLHTPGWPPYLPDLSPGDSLMKPAEELAELWASEALDMKAIEAVAISSWKTYQLVYFLDTILRKSPLPPGNVKKLGETYPKISDAQNAELRLRWGQIVLKSDHQEDFWKVKGFLQSQGKQKYTLPLYHAMMGGSEAARSLARETFAATASQLHSNVVNYVQQIVVPKGS
- the RNPEP gene encoding aminopeptidase B isoform X3, whose product is MADGIPQSRVWAEPCLIEAARREYDGVLEEFLATGERLFGPYIWGRYDLLFMPPSFPFGGMENPCLTFVTPCLLAGDRSLADVIIHEISHSWFGNLVTNANWGEFWLNEGFTMYAQRRISTVLFGAAYTCLEAAAGRALLRQHMDITGEDHPLNKLRVKIEPGVDPDDTYNETPYEKGFCFVSYLAHLVGDQDQFDNFLKAYVNEFKFQSILADDFLEFYLEYFPELKERRVDSIPGFEFDQWLHTPGWPPYLPDLSPGDSLMKPAEELAELWASEALDMKAIEAVAISSWKTYQLVYFLDTILRKSPLPPGNVKKLGETYPKISDAQNAELRLRWGQIVLKSDHQEDFWKVKGFLQSQGKQKYTLPLYHAMMGGSEAARSLARETFAATASQLHSNVVNYVQQIVVPKGS